One window of Silurus meridionalis isolate SWU-2019-XX chromosome 9, ASM1480568v1, whole genome shotgun sequence genomic DNA carries:
- the sult5a1 gene encoding sulfotransferase family 5A, member 1 isoform X2 — MARLDVTEIFHGITFPGHLHTQESLCYATDFKFQDADILIVTYPKSGTTWMQELITLVLCRGDPKISQTQPNWARAPWIEQYYCPNILKALKGPRLLTTHLPYKVLAPALQGSKAKVIYVARNPKDVIVSYYYFHKMANFLTDPGTFSEFLSSFLDGKVYYGSWFDHVKEWTNNERNNDHFLYITYEEMWEEIMDHSKGRFMRKGQVGDWVNTFSKEQSHIFDVVYNSKMVDSMLTFVWERKNPV, encoded by the exons atggctcGGCTGGATGTTACAGAAATCTTTCACGGCATCACTTTTCCTGGACACTTACATACTCAAGAATCTCTTTGTTATGCTACTGACTTTAAATTTCAGGATGCAGATATATTGATAGTCACCTACCCCAAATCAG GGACGACATGGATGCAAGAACTAATCACTCTGGTATTATGCAGAGGAGATCCAAAAATATCTCAAACACAACCTAACTGGGCACGGGCTCCATGGATTGAACAATACTACTGCCCTAACATTCTAAAGGCTTTAAAAGGACCTCGGCTTCTCACCACTCATCTGCCATACAAAGTCCTGGCTCCTGCACTCCAAGGCTCCAAggccaag GTCATATATGTGGCAAGAAATCCTAAAGATGTAATAGTATCCTATTACTACTTCCATAAAATGGCCAACTTCCTAACAGACCCAGGAACTTTCTCTGAGTTTCTGAGTTCTTTTCTGGATGGAAAAG tgtaCTATGGGTCTTGGTTTGATCATGTAAAAGAGTGGACCAACAATGAAAGAAACAATGACCACTTTCTGTATATAACATACGAAGAGATGTGGGAG GAGATCATGGACCACAGCAAGGGCAGGTTCATGCGGAAAG GTCAGGTTGGAGATTGGGTCAACACTTTCTCCAAGGAGCAAAGTCACATCTTTGATGTAGTGTATAATTCTAAGATGGTGGATTCCATGCTGACATTTGTGTGGGAGAGAAAAAATCCAGTGTAA
- the sult5a1 gene encoding sulfotransferase family 5A, member 1 isoform X1: protein MARLDVTEIFHGITFPGHLHTQESLCYATDFKFQDADILIVTYPKSGTTWMQELITLVLCRGDPKISQTQPNWARAPWIEQYYCPNILKALKGPRLLTTHLPYKVLAPALQGSKAKVIYVARNPKDVIVSYYYFHKMANFLTDPGTFSEFLSSFLDGKVYYGSWFDHVKEWTNNERNNDHFLYITYEEMWEDLHGSLEKVSQFLQCPLLEHESASVKNNCSFNTMKDNCMVNYTLIPQEIMDHSKGRFMRKGQVGDWVNTFSKEQSHIFDVVYNSKMVDSMLTFVWERKNPV, encoded by the exons atggctcGGCTGGATGTTACAGAAATCTTTCACGGCATCACTTTTCCTGGACACTTACATACTCAAGAATCTCTTTGTTATGCTACTGACTTTAAATTTCAGGATGCAGATATATTGATAGTCACCTACCCCAAATCAG GGACGACATGGATGCAAGAACTAATCACTCTGGTATTATGCAGAGGAGATCCAAAAATATCTCAAACACAACCTAACTGGGCACGGGCTCCATGGATTGAACAATACTACTGCCCTAACATTCTAAAGGCTTTAAAAGGACCTCGGCTTCTCACCACTCATCTGCCATACAAAGTCCTGGCTCCTGCACTCCAAGGCTCCAAggccaag GTCATATATGTGGCAAGAAATCCTAAAGATGTAATAGTATCCTATTACTACTTCCATAAAATGGCCAACTTCCTAACAGACCCAGGAACTTTCTCTGAGTTTCTGAGTTCTTTTCTGGATGGAAAAG tgtaCTATGGGTCTTGGTTTGATCATGTAAAAGAGTGGACCAACAATGAAAGAAACAATGACCACTTTCTGTATATAACATACGAAGAGATGTGGGAG GACTTGCATGGTTCTTTGGAGAAAGTAAGCCAATTCCTACAATGCCCTCTACTGGAGCATGAGTCGGCCAGTGTGAAGAATAACTGCAGCTTCAACACGATGAAAGATAACTGCATGGTGAACTATACCTTGATTCCACAGGAGATCATGGACCACAGCAAGGGCAGGTTCATGCGGAAAG GTCAGGTTGGAGATTGGGTCAACACTTTCTCCAAGGAGCAAAGTCACATCTTTGATGTAGTGTATAATTCTAAGATGGTGGATTCCATGCTGACATTTGTGTGGGAGAGAAAAAATCCAGTGTAA
- the LOC124391382 gene encoding haptoglobin → MKRFFVAVFLFGSMICLLEAHVLDGTKELTAGITDAALRTRRMVGGLLTPGNVPWQALVYLSDSKLDGGIGGGALIAPQWILTAGRNLFVRKTQKDSRGKEPLIPKVYLGVVQRSKADASNEVAVEKVFLHPAYQNASDIDNDLALIQLKEPVSFSDTVFPIPLPEKDDNLEEREGQKGVIAGWGWGPFLYFSDRLKFLSLPIIQSTANHDKIRTTRTKFQENVCYGDAGGALTLLNPATKKVYAAGILSYDEACTRDQDAIFIKISSYLPWIHSVMRGDSEHFSSLRTSIMTNLIAK, encoded by the exons ATGAAGAG GTTCTTTGTAGCAGTTTTCCTCTTTGGATCAATGATCTGTCTATTAGAAGCACATGTGTTGGATGGGACAAAAGAGCTTACTGCAG GGATCACCGATGCAGCCTTGAGGACCAGGCGTATGGTTGGTGGTCTCCTTACACCTGGAAATGTTCCCTGGCAGGCCTTGGTGTACCTCAGTGACAGCAAGCTGGATGGGGGCATCGGTGGAGGAGCGCTGATCGCCCCACAGTGGATTCTGACTGCTGGCAGGAATCTATTTGTGAGGAAGACACAAAAAGATAGCAGGGGAAAAGAGCCCTTGATTCCAAAAGTCTATCTGGGTGTCGTCCAGCGTTCCAAAGCTGATGCCTCTAATGAAGTGGCAGTGGAGAAG GTGTTTCTACATCCAGCTTACCAGAATGCCTCAGATATAGACAATGACCTGGCGCTGATCCAGCTGAAAGAGCCAGTGAGCTTCAGTGACACTGTTTTCCCTATTCCTCTGCCTGAAAAAGATGACAACCTGGAGGAGCGAGAGGGACAGAAGGGTGTCATTGCTGGTTGGGGCTGGGGCccgtttctttatttctctgatAGGCTTAAGTTCCTCTCCCTTCCAATTATACAGAGTACCGCAAATCATGATAAGATCAGGACGACCCGCACTAAATTCCAGGAGAATGTGTGCTATGGAGATGCAGGTGGAGCTTTGACCCTCCTTAATCCTGCTACCAAAAAAGTCTATGCTGCTGGAATCCTTTCCTATGATGAGGCATGCACTAGAGATCAGGATGCTATTTTCATAAAGATCTCATCATACCTGCCATGGATCCACAGTGTGATGAGGGGTGATTCAGAGCATTTTTCGTCTCTTCGTACCTCCATCATGACCAATTTGATTGCAAAGTAA